The Alteromonas mediterranea DE genome contains the following window.
TGAACGCCTACCTGGCGTAAAGACAGCGCCTCGGCAAACTGCATTTCATCAAACGAATCTCGTGCCGGTGCGCTTGCAACTACAACGTCATATTCACCAACTGTTACGTCGTTAACAACGCGGCCGGCTGCCTGCTGGTTAATCACCATCTGTTCGCGAGGCTGTTCCGGTTCCATGTAATCAGTAATAAAGAACACGCGTTCTTGGGTGTAGAAGTCCTGGATAAGTTCTAGGATTTTTTCTGCAAGCAGCTTGCGTGAGAATTCTAAATTACTAAACGGTACCTGTAGTTGGATCTGACCGCGTGCGGTTTTTTCCTGTAACGCTATGCCAGAAACCTCGGCGTTTTCCGAGCCTAATATGGCGTCGTTCATACCCGAGATTTCTTTGATGTCCATTGCGCCTTTGGTGCTGATTCTGTCTACGCCCGTTGGCACTGGGTTAGGTTTAATTTTTTCAGGGGCACCGATTTGTGGGTTGTACGTAATTACCGAGCCCGTCTTCGCGCCTTCTTCGGCGAGTTCTTCCGGTGACATATTCGTAAGCGAGCCTTCAGGGACTAACCATCCCGAGTTCGCCGTAGTATTGATAATATGTAGTTCTTGGCTGCGCGTTTTATTAAGGAACTCTTGCGGCGAAATAATGTTGCGCACCAACCCAATAGGCTTACCGCGACGATATATAGGAAAATAAGGTACAACAGTAAATGTACGATACGGTGACCAGTCATCATGCAGTACCACGGAATCAGCAGTTATTGTCCAGCGGACCGAACGTTTTTTACGTTTAATGATTTCCAGGCCAAATGTCTGCCTTACGTTTTCAATATGTTCTGGTGTCCACTGTTCGGGGATCTTACGTGTCTCACCGCTTCTGGGTTCGATGAACTCTTGAATGATACGGGTTTTGTAATATTGACGCTCAACCACCCTGACATTGCGAACAGTAGCACCGTCAGCGATACTATTAGTGTCTGCCGCTGTTTCTTCGTCAGATCCGAACGTATGCTTAGATAACTCAATAGAGTCGCGGCCATAATGCGCACCCGCTGCGCGATTGATAACCTCAGTACGTTTATCTTCACCATATTGCTCGCCTATTTGTTGTGGCGACATCCATCGGGTTATAAAAACCTCGGACCATTTTTTAGGGTCATAGGACGTGGCATCTGGGTCGGGGATAACCGCGATAGGGTTTTCCGTATCGATAGCTATCTCACCTTCGATAACCTCGTCGTGGTTCAGACGTACGTCGTAATAACCCCTATCCATAATTAGTCCGTCAGCATAGACCATAGGTTCTATGTGCTTTGCGAAATAATTTTCTTCTAGGATGTGGTCAACTAGTTTAGTCAGCACCGTTGACACTGCTTGTGATGCTGCGCCGCGTTTGGCTTTAAACTGGATGTCTGCACGACGGTTAGCTTGCTCACCTAACGCCGCGTTGACTGTCGGTAGTATGTTATTAATGGTTAAAGCAGGTCGTCCTTCGTTTTCTAACGCTTGACGATCCGCTTCATCCCATTGGTCGCCGATATAGAATTTCTCGAACTTTTGGGCTTCATCAACGTATTTTCTGTGCCCGCGATCACGGGCCCGAACGTATCGGTCCCAGTTCTCTTGTGCAACTTCGAGCTTCTTAATATCGGCCATAATACTTTCTAGTTATAATCAATGATTATATTTTACTTGACAACTTGATCATCGACAAGCGGAGTTTCAAACAGCTTGTTTCTGTACCACTCGGATTTGTCGATGTCCTGCTGTAGTTTGTCTTTGTTACCGGCGCGGAGCCTGTATTTGAGTGCGTTACCTTTGCAGTAACCGGCAAACTCTTCAGGAGTTAAGGCCGCGCGAATAACGTCAATGGCCTGCTGGTCTGGAAACAAATCGTAATGCTTTGGATTATTAACCGGGTCGTGCACGGGTTTAGTATGGTCATTCACCATCTCTTGTAGGAGATCATCATAATGGCTCATGCTTTTAACCTCACTCGTAGGTTCTGGAGCATGTCGATGCAACGTTCTGGCGTTGCACTAAGCAACTGTTCGAAGTCTGCCTTCTCCATAATAACCGCGGCGAATGATACGCCAGCGCCAAGTGTTGTAGATGGTTTAATCGAAGTGTTTTCGTACTGCTTATTGTTCGGGTCGAGTAATATCATGCGCGCATGTAGCTCCGTCGTTTGGTTGAGTTAGTAACGTACTTGTTGAGTCTGTCTTTCCATGATTTCTTTTTCTTAGGTTTTGGGTCGTGGGTCACGATGAACTGATCTAGCATCTGGAACGCCCACGAAAAAGCATCGACCTGGTCGTCGTGTGTCCCAGCTGGGAATCGCAGCATCTCGTTGCGGATCTCGTTTGTAAATTCTGCGTTCTTAGGAAGTAGCACCATGCCCTGTTGCATACGACCTTGTAATGGACGGGCACGAGCGGATTTATCGCGGCGTCCTGTTTTCAGTTCTTCATAAGCAAAGAATGTTTTGCGCTCTCGCATACGTTTGCGGAGCATAGGACCTAGGGCCATTTCAATCTGGCCTTTTTCGAACCCAACAACTTGAGGCAAGAACGCTGTGTACTCGTCGATGATTTTCTCGATGATTTCTAGCGCGTCCCATTTACCGCGTGCAACGTTAAGCAGATACGCTTTGTCATCGCGGTCGATACCGATAGTTACACCTACTGTGTAGTCGTTATGTTCTGCGGTACCAATGGCGAAGTCCCACGCTTGATAAACTTTCAGTCGCTCTCGTGGGGGTTCGACCTCGTAATACCTGAACCAATCTTTTTGAAAGTAGGCGCCCTCGTCCGGTACAGGGTTCTGCTGGTAAAGGGCCGACCAATCTCTGTCGCCAACGGCGCGTTTGATTCGCTCGAGTGCATCCAGCGGATATCGGTCGGGGTGGAGTGCGTCGCCTTTGAGACGGTATTTCTCGTTGCTCACGGCGATCGCGGGATAACGGACAATCTCCCATTTGTCACCGCCTTCGTTCTCTTGGTCGATAAGCCAGCCGGCTAGGTCGTCGTCGTGCCAGCGCGTTAAAATAACAAGTACACCGCCGCCTGGAGCAAGACGCGTATAAAACGTCGAGGTGTACCAGTCTTTGATTTTCTGGCGGTTGGTCGCAGATTCTGCGTCCTCTCGGTTTTTAATCGGGTCGTCTATTATTCCGATGTGGGCCCCCCTCCCTGTGATTGCGCCACCGACGCCCGCAGCTACGTATCCGCCGTTAGCATCAGTGTTCCATCGTTCCGCGGATTGAGACTTTTTGTCTAGTCGGGTCTTGAATATGCGCCCGTAATCTGGGTCGGCTAAGATCCCACGTACTTTGCGCGAGAAGTCCATGGCGAGGTCCGAAGCATACGACGACGCGATTACTTCGTGCTTGGGCATTCGTCCTAGGTGCCAGGCCGGAAAGGTTTTCGACGCGAGTTCTGAATTATGTGTCGCTACTAGCTTTTTACCGACTAGATATAGACCGTCTGGGGAAT
Protein-coding sequences here:
- a CDS encoding DUF3310 domain-containing protein; this translates as MSHYDDLLQEMVNDHTKPVHDPVNNPKHYDLFPDQQAIDVIRAALTPEEFAGYCKGNALKYRLRAGNKDKLQQDIDKSEWYRNKLFETPLVDDQVVK
- the terL gene encoding phage terminase large subunit, whose protein sequence is MSDDQREMLKQQADEIKYEEEQRKIEEAKLLDRKAAARKEQAERELSRRRLLPFVQRFNPEYMPGWVHIDICSKLEKFSQDVIDKKSPRLMLFLPPRHGKNIAHSTPVLTANRGWVTHGDLVPGDQVFHPSGKPVDVLALSDEAVDDYVVTFTNGEKIRCHANHEWTVYSRADKQEKTVETKWFLENTNRGTPRSLTAGNRFQFQVPKTNALEFDSADLPMHPYVLGAWLGDGTKNSGCITHDKKDQPVIDKITRCGYEVSSWTVHKQTGVYTTRFSGPRPNVAGRMFKELKELNVLNNKHIPEVFLRASLKDRLELLAGLIDTDGHTDKNSRMRFTTADKPLANGVLDLCTTLGFKPYIEEIQPKLSTSCIQGTKPYFVVGFNPTMVIPVALSRKRITRFPTERRVSIEKVEYLPNGEKGHCIQVDSPDGLYLVGKKLVATHNSELASKTFPAWHLGRMPKHEVIASSYASDLAMDFSRKVRGILADPDYGRIFKTRLDKKSQSAERWNTDANGGYVAAGVGGAITGRGAHIGIIDDPIKNREDAESATNRQKIKDWYTSTFYTRLAPGGGVLVILTRWHDDDLAGWLIDQENEGGDKWEIVRYPAIAVSNEKYRLKGDALHPDRYPLDALERIKRAVGDRDWSALYQQNPVPDEGAYFQKDWFRYYEVEPPRERLKVYQAWDFAIGTAEHNDYTVGVTIGIDRDDKAYLLNVARGKWDALEIIEKIIDEYTAFLPQVVGFEKGQIEMALGPMLRKRMRERKTFFAYEELKTGRRDKSARARPLQGRMQQGMVLLPKNAEFTNEIRNEMLRFPAGTHDDQVDAFSWAFQMLDQFIVTHDPKPKKKKSWKDRLNKYVTNSTKRRSYMRA